In Nocardia asteroides, a single genomic region encodes these proteins:
- a CDS encoding helix-turn-helix domain-containing protein: MDAKMLGRRIAEARVAAGMSQGDLSAALQQADHTTISKIESGVRRVSATEIFAIAEVLGRPLQWFVMEEVPAAISRRTDAGFDPELGVVLDDAIELLADDIRSLLRKGLIVAHPRQPAAVPTTHTDAERVAQEARERAGLRNEPIADILAVCEKLGMHVYVGNYGESADGTCVTVDGTNETSTAVAVINAARPPGRKRVTVAHELAHWLVGDAYDAHSADSETMVKAVAIHFLIPRGGATVLWNDYPHDSFRRRATRIAGTYRVSWTATVNQLKNIGLINDYDRVMLAQGRPLVSEFAAAGVSLVPDDLVAPRLSPQLAAAIVRGYEGAKITRKRALKMLRGSISDAQLRQRDDSPFEVIQGDAGA, encoded by the coding sequence ATGGACGCGAAGATGCTCGGTAGGCGAATCGCAGAAGCGCGAGTCGCTGCTGGCATGTCACAGGGGGACCTGTCCGCAGCACTACAACAAGCAGATCACACGACGATCAGCAAGATAGAATCCGGCGTCCGTCGAGTCTCGGCGACGGAGATATTCGCCATTGCTGAGGTGCTCGGTAGGCCATTGCAATGGTTTGTCATGGAGGAAGTGCCTGCGGCGATCAGTCGACGCACCGACGCTGGCTTCGACCCCGAACTCGGCGTCGTTCTGGATGACGCGATCGAGTTGCTCGCCGACGACATACGCTCACTCCTCCGCAAGGGACTGATCGTCGCCCACCCTCGGCAACCGGCAGCCGTGCCGACCACACACACCGATGCCGAACGCGTCGCTCAGGAGGCTCGGGAGCGCGCGGGCTTGCGAAACGAGCCGATCGCCGACATCTTGGCCGTGTGCGAGAAGCTTGGAATGCACGTGTATGTCGGCAACTACGGAGAGTCTGCGGACGGTACGTGCGTGACGGTTGACGGCACGAACGAGACCTCGACGGCCGTCGCGGTGATTAATGCGGCGCGCCCCCCCGGGCGCAAACGAGTCACCGTGGCTCACGAGCTCGCACACTGGCTGGTCGGAGACGCGTACGACGCACACAGCGCCGACTCCGAGACAATGGTCAAGGCGGTGGCAATCCACTTCTTGATTCCTCGCGGGGGCGCGACGGTGCTATGGAACGACTATCCGCACGACAGTTTCCGTCGCCGTGCCACTAGAATCGCAGGTACCTATCGGGTGTCATGGACAGCGACTGTCAATCAGCTGAAGAATATCGGGCTGATCAACGATTACGACAGAGTAATGCTGGCGCAGGGAAGGCCTCTTGTTAGCGAGTTCGCAGCAGCAGGAGTTTCTCTCGTCCCGGACGATCTGGTGGCTCCTCGATTATCTCCACAACTAGCCGCCGCGATCGTGCGAGGCTATGAGGGGGCAAAAATAACCCGTAAGCGGGCGCTGAAGATGCTGCGAGGATCCATCAGCGATGCACAGCTCCGCCAACGAGACGACTCCCCGTTCGAAGTCATCCAGGGAGATGCTGGTGCCTGA
- a CDS encoding multifunctional oxoglutarate decarboxylase/oxoglutarate dehydrogenase thiamine pyrophosphate-binding subunit/dihydrolipoyllysine-residue succinyltransferase subunit: MYQKFKVDPSSVDESWHEFLADYTPEVSTDSEQAGPAATSTAGSASTGNGAARSGANGSAAKAKPAQAAAAQPKAEPAKAQPAKAEPAKAQPAAAKAEPARTQPAKAQPAKAEAKPAAKAQPAQQARTPKTTPAPTSNAAPTSGKPKQEAAEDQSKVLRGAAAAVAKNMSASLAIPTATSVRAIPAKLMIDNRLVINNHLARTRGGKISFTHLLGYAIVQAVKKFPNMNRHFAEVDGKPNAITPAHTNLGLAIDLPGKDGSRSLVVAAIKGTDEFSFGQFHTAYEDIVRRARDGKLTAEDFAGVTISLTNPGTIGTVHSVPRLMNGQGAIIGAGAMEYPAEFQGMADERIADLGIGKLMTLTSTYDHRIIQGAESGDFLRTIHQLLISDEFYDEIFHGLGVPYEPIRWRKDVRERGVDKSARVLEMIAAYRNRGHLMADTDPLRLVKEKFRSHPDLDVTQHGLTLWDLDREFNVGGFHGQERMKLRDVLSILRDAYCRHVGVEYTHILETDQLQWIQDRVEQKHAKPTVAQQKYILNRLNAAEAFETFLQTKYVGQKRFSLEGAEAVIPMMDAVIDQCAEHALDEVIIGMPHRGRLNVLANIVGKPYSKIFTEFEGNMNPAGTHGSGDVKYHLGAGGTYLQMFGDNEIEVSLTANPSHLEAVDPVLEGLARAKQDLLDKGDGPEGFSVVPLMLHGDAAFAGQGVVAETLNLSGLRGYRVGGTIHIVVNNQIGFTTAPENSRSTEYSTDIAKFIGAPIFHVNGDDPEACDWVARLAVDFRQKFRKDVVIDMVCYRRRGHNEGDDPSMTQPSMYDVIDTKRSVRKAYTESLIGRGDISLKEAEDALRDYQGQLERVFNEVRELEKFPPEPSESVEDDQKVPSTVQTAVDKSVLQRIGDAFLNVPDGFNVHPRVKPVLEKRREMAYEGKVDWAFAELLAFGTLIDEGKAVRLTGQDSRRGTFTQRHSVIIDRKTAEEYTPLHNIGSENPGWFAVHDSALSEYAAVGFEYGYSLGNPEALVLWEAQFGDFVNGAQSIIDEFISSGEAKWGQLSDVVLLLPHGHEGQGPDHTSGRIERFLQLCAEGSMTVAVPSTPANYFHLLRRHSHDGIRRPLIVFTPKSMLRNKAVVSDVKDFTESKFRSVFDEPGYETGTGDRSKVKRVLLTSGKLYYELAAEKTKQKREDVAIVRVEQLYPLPKYRLNEALDGYPNATDLAWVQEEPANQGAWPFYGLNLPELLPERFGRLRRISRRAMSAPSSGSSKVHAVEQAEIIEEAFAPTK, encoded by the coding sequence ATGTATCAGAAGTTCAAAGTTGATCCATCGTCGGTCGATGAGAGCTGGCACGAGTTCCTGGCGGACTACACCCCGGAAGTCAGCACGGATTCCGAGCAGGCGGGCCCGGCCGCCACGAGCACCGCCGGTTCCGCCTCGACCGGTAACGGGGCCGCTCGCTCCGGCGCCAACGGCTCGGCCGCGAAGGCGAAGCCCGCGCAGGCCGCGGCCGCCCAGCCGAAGGCCGAGCCCGCCAAGGCTCAGCCCGCCAAGGCCGAGCCGGCCAAGGCGCAGCCCGCCGCCGCGAAGGCCGAGCCCGCCAGGACCCAGCCCGCGAAAGCGCAGCCCGCCAAGGCCGAGGCCAAGCCGGCCGCGAAGGCGCAGCCCGCCCAGCAGGCGCGCACCCCCAAGACCACCCCCGCCCCCACCTCCAACGCGGCCCCCACCTCGGGCAAGCCCAAGCAGGAGGCCGCGGAGGACCAGTCGAAGGTGCTGCGCGGCGCGGCGGCCGCGGTCGCCAAGAACATGTCGGCCTCGCTGGCCATCCCGACCGCCACCAGCGTGCGGGCCATCCCGGCCAAGCTGATGATCGACAACCGCCTGGTCATCAACAACCACCTCGCCCGCACCAGGGGCGGCAAGATCTCCTTCACCCACCTGCTCGGCTACGCGATCGTGCAGGCGGTCAAGAAGTTCCCGAACATGAACCGGCACTTCGCCGAGGTGGACGGCAAGCCGAACGCGATCACCCCCGCGCACACCAACCTCGGCCTCGCCATCGACCTGCCCGGCAAGGACGGCAGCCGCTCGCTGGTCGTCGCCGCCATCAAGGGCACCGACGAGTTCTCCTTCGGCCAGTTCCACACCGCCTACGAGGACATCGTGCGGCGCGCGCGGGACGGCAAGCTCACCGCCGAGGACTTCGCCGGCGTCACCATCTCGCTGACCAACCCCGGCACCATCGGCACCGTGCACTCGGTGCCCCGGCTGATGAACGGCCAGGGCGCCATCATCGGCGCGGGCGCCATGGAGTACCCGGCCGAGTTCCAGGGCATGGCCGACGAGCGCATCGCCGATCTCGGCATCGGCAAGTTGATGACGCTGACCTCGACCTACGACCACCGCATCATCCAGGGCGCGGAGTCCGGCGACTTCCTGCGCACCATCCACCAGCTGCTGATCTCGGACGAGTTCTACGACGAGATCTTCCACGGCCTCGGCGTGCCGTACGAGCCGATCCGCTGGCGCAAGGACGTGCGCGAGCGCGGCGTCGACAAGAGCGCCCGGGTGCTCGAGATGATCGCCGCCTACCGCAACCGCGGCCACCTGATGGCCGACACCGACCCGCTGCGGCTGGTCAAGGAGAAGTTCCGCAGCCACCCCGACCTGGACGTCACCCAGCACGGGCTGACCCTGTGGGATCTGGACCGCGAGTTCAACGTCGGCGGCTTCCACGGCCAGGAGCGGATGAAGCTGCGCGACGTGCTCTCCATCCTGCGCGACGCGTACTGCCGCCACGTCGGCGTCGAGTACACCCACATCCTGGAGACCGACCAGCTCCAGTGGATTCAGGACCGGGTCGAGCAGAAGCACGCGAAACCCACTGTCGCGCAGCAGAAGTACATCCTGAATCGGCTGAACGCGGCGGAGGCGTTCGAGACCTTCCTGCAGACCAAGTACGTCGGCCAGAAGCGCTTCTCGCTGGAGGGCGCCGAGGCCGTCATCCCGATGATGGACGCCGTCATCGACCAGTGCGCCGAGCACGCCCTCGACGAGGTCATCATCGGCATGCCGCACCGCGGCAGGCTGAACGTGCTGGCCAACATCGTCGGCAAGCCCTACTCGAAGATCTTCACCGAGTTCGAGGGCAACATGAACCCGGCGGGCACGCACGGCTCCGGCGATGTGAAGTACCACCTCGGCGCGGGCGGCACCTACCTGCAGATGTTCGGCGACAACGAGATCGAGGTCTCGCTCACCGCCAACCCCTCGCACCTGGAGGCGGTCGACCCGGTGCTGGAGGGCCTCGCGCGGGCCAAGCAGGACCTGCTGGACAAGGGCGACGGCCCCGAGGGCTTCTCGGTCGTCCCGCTCATGCTGCACGGCGACGCGGCCTTCGCCGGCCAGGGCGTCGTCGCGGAGACGCTGAACCTCTCCGGGCTGCGCGGCTACCGCGTCGGCGGCACCATCCACATCGTGGTGAACAACCAGATCGGCTTCACCACCGCGCCGGAGAACAGCCGCTCCACCGAGTACTCCACCGACATCGCGAAGTTCATCGGCGCGCCGATCTTCCACGTCAACGGTGACGACCCGGAGGCCTGCGACTGGGTGGCCCGGCTGGCGGTCGACTTCAGGCAGAAGTTCCGCAAGGACGTCGTCATCGACATGGTCTGCTACCGGCGCCGCGGGCACAACGAGGGCGACGACCCCTCGATGACCCAGCCGTCGATGTACGACGTCATCGACACCAAGCGCTCGGTCCGCAAGGCCTACACCGAGAGCCTGATCGGCCGCGGCGACATCTCGCTCAAGGAGGCCGAGGACGCGCTGCGCGACTACCAGGGCCAGCTGGAGCGGGTGTTCAACGAGGTCCGCGAGCTGGAGAAGTTCCCGCCGGAGCCCAGCGAGTCGGTCGAGGACGACCAGAAGGTCCCCTCGACCGTGCAGACCGCGGTGGACAAGTCGGTGCTGCAGCGCATCGGCGACGCCTTCCTGAACGTGCCGGACGGCTTCAACGTGCACCCCAGGGTCAAGCCGGTGCTGGAGAAGCGGCGCGAGATGGCCTACGAGGGCAAGGTCGACTGGGCCTTCGCCGAGCTGCTCGCCTTCGGCACCCTGATCGACGAGGGCAAGGCGGTCCGGCTCACCGGCCAGGACTCCCGCCGCGGCACCTTCACCCAGCGGCACTCGGTCATCATCGACCGCAAGACCGCCGAGGAGTACACCCCGCTGCACAACATCGGCAGCGAGAACCCCGGCTGGTTCGCGGTGCACGACTCCGCGCTCAGCGAGTACGCCGCCGTCGGCTTCGAGTACGGCTACTCGCTCGGCAACCCCGAGGCGCTGGTCCTCTGGGAGGCGCAGTTCGGTGACTTCGTCAACGGCGCGCAGTCGATCATCGACGAGTTCATCTCCTCCGGTGAGGCCAAGTGGGGCCAGCTCTCCGACGTCGTGCTGCTGCTGCCGCACGGCCACGAGGGCCAGGGCCCGGACCACACCTCCGGCCGGATCGAGCGCTTCCTGCAGCTCTGCGCCGAGGGCTCGATGACGGTCGCGGTCCCCTCGACCCCGGCGAACTACTTCCACCTGCTGCGCAGGCACTCGCACGACGGCATCCGCCGCCCGCTCATCGTCTTCACCCCGAAGTCGATGCTGCGCAACAAGGCCGTGGTCTCGGACGTGAAGGACTTCACCGAGTCCAAGTTCCGCTCGGTCTTCGACGAGCCCGGCTACGAAACCGGAACGGGTGACCGCTCCAAGGTCAAGCGGGTGCTGCTCACCAGCGGCAAGCTCTACTACGAGCTGGCCGCCGAGAAGACCAAGCAGAAGCGCGAGGACGTCGCGATCGTCCGGGTCGAGCAGCTCTACCCGCTGCCCAAGTACCGGCTGAACGAGGCGCTCGACGGCTACCCCAACGCCACCGACCTGGCCTGGGTCCAGGAGGAGCCGGCCAACCAGGGCGCCTGGCCCTTCTACGGCCTCAACCTCCCCGAGTTGCTCCCCGAGCGGTTCGGCCGCCTGCGCCGCATCTCCCGGCGCGCCATGTCCGCCCCGTCGTCGGGGTCGAGCAAGGTGCACGCGGTGGAGCAGGCGGAGATCATCGAAGAGGCGTTCGCGCCGACGAAGTAG
- a CDS encoding ABC transporter ATP-binding protein yields the protein MRRLWTRCLEHRPTVAGVVTTILIGALVEIAAPLLLKRAVDAAGIGDTGVIGTVALLLVALAAARFAAAFGRRLLAGRLSLDVQHGLRLDLLGSLQRLDGAGQDAIRTGQVVSRSITDLQLVQGLLAMVPLSGMALVQFVLAAAVMFWLAPQLALIALLVVPAIAIVVYRLRPRLYAATWSAQQRAAELAQHVEETVTGVRVVKGFGQESRMVDLLERHGRSLFAERMRAARLNSRFAPTVAAIPQVGLVAVIGFGGLLALRGSIGIGTFLAFAAYVATMTSTARTMTSVVIMAQLTRAAAERVNQVIDTAPTLTDPPAPATLPDGPLGVEIEDLTFGFGPDRPVLRHVDLTVRPGETVAIIGPAGSGKTTLSLLLPRFFAPESGRIRLTAPGAEPVDIADLRAADLRSAVGVVFDDPFLFSDTIAANIALGHPDATDAEISHAARLAAADEFIAELPDGYDTVVGERGLTLSGGQRQRVALARALLARPRVLVLDDATSAVDAVTEAAIFAALPDRGGRTTIVLAHRESTLAHADRVIRLPAPEHVTPEPLAPELPAAAGTRRAGAGFAGAAAGLGETPQLRRALDRLPPATEQPGFDGQRLRAPDPGFRLARLLRPVRTLVLTVMGLLALDALLGIAFPPLVRYALDSGVGRGDTGALELAALIGIALVAAGWLVSAVTTVLTARTGERVLFGLRVRSYAHLQRLGLDYYERELSGRIMTRMTTDVDALSTFLQTGVATTLVGGLTLVGIAVALIVIDPVLAAVVLATLPPLILATVFFRRFSATAYAVSRERVSTVNADFQENVSGLRAVQANRHEPRAARRFAEYSRGYRDSRVRAQTAIALYFAFVVAWADLALAAVIYVGAREVAAGTVTAGTLVAFVLYLQLLFGPVTQLSQVFDGYQQARVGLRRIGELLRTPSSIAADPADAVPIEHGLRGAVALSDVRFRYPGTDRFALDGVELNIPAGSTLALVGPTGAGKSTVVKLLARLYDLPREQPGAPASAVGGEAGPRESAGGAVHVDEVDIRDYRLAEYRSRLGIVPQEAHLFAGDVAGNIAFGKPSASDAEIADAAAAVGAAEMIAALPHGMRQPVGERGRGLSAGQRQLIALARAELVHPDLLLLDEATSTLDPAAEASVLAAATSLARGRTTVVVAHRLATAARADLIAVVENGRITQLGPHDALVGADGPYARLWAAAQGTGGIFSLEDESSTTRAGA from the coding sequence ATCCGCAGGCTCTGGACCCGATGTCTCGAACACCGCCCCACCGTGGCCGGTGTCGTCACGACCATCCTGATCGGCGCACTCGTCGAGATCGCGGCACCGCTGCTGCTCAAGCGCGCGGTGGATGCCGCCGGGATCGGCGACACCGGGGTGATCGGCACCGTGGCGCTGCTGCTGGTCGCGCTGGCCGCCGCCCGCTTCGCCGCCGCCTTCGGCCGCAGGCTGCTCGCCGGGCGGCTCTCGCTCGACGTCCAGCACGGCCTGCGGCTGGATCTGCTCGGCTCGCTGCAGCGCCTTGACGGCGCCGGGCAGGACGCCATCCGCACCGGTCAGGTGGTGTCCCGTTCGATCACCGACCTGCAGCTCGTGCAGGGGCTGCTCGCCATGGTCCCGCTCTCGGGCATGGCGCTGGTGCAGTTCGTGCTCGCCGCCGCCGTCATGTTCTGGCTGGCACCCCAGCTCGCGCTGATCGCGCTGCTCGTCGTCCCCGCCATCGCGATCGTCGTCTACCGGCTGCGGCCCCGGCTCTACGCCGCCACCTGGTCGGCCCAGCAGCGCGCCGCCGAGCTGGCCCAGCACGTCGAGGAGACGGTCACCGGCGTCCGGGTGGTGAAGGGCTTCGGGCAGGAGTCGAGGATGGTCGACCTGCTGGAGCGGCACGGCCGCTCGCTCTTCGCCGAGCGCATGCGCGCCGCGAGGCTGAACTCCCGCTTCGCGCCGACCGTCGCCGCCATCCCGCAGGTCGGGCTGGTCGCGGTGATCGGCTTCGGCGGGCTGCTCGCGCTGCGCGGCAGCATCGGGATCGGCACCTTCCTCGCCTTCGCCGCCTACGTCGCGACCATGACCTCCACCGCCCGCACCATGACCTCGGTGGTGATCATGGCCCAGCTCACCAGGGCCGCCGCCGAGCGGGTGAACCAGGTGATCGACACCGCGCCGACGCTCACCGACCCGCCCGCCCCCGCCACCCTGCCCGACGGCCCGCTCGGCGTCGAGATCGAGGACCTGACCTTCGGTTTCGGCCCGGACCGCCCGGTGCTGCGCCACGTCGACCTCACCGTCCGCCCCGGCGAGACGGTCGCGATCATCGGCCCGGCAGGCTCCGGCAAGACCACGCTCTCGCTGCTGCTCCCGCGCTTCTTCGCACCGGAGTCGGGGCGGATCCGGCTCACCGCCCCCGGCGCCGAGCCGGTCGACATCGCCGACCTGCGCGCCGCCGACCTGCGCAGCGCCGTCGGCGTCGTCTTCGACGACCCCTTCCTCTTCTCCGACACCATCGCGGCCAATATCGCGCTCGGCCACCCCGACGCGACCGACGCCGAGATCAGCCACGCGGCCCGGCTGGCCGCCGCCGACGAGTTCATCGCCGAGCTGCCGGACGGCTACGACACCGTGGTCGGCGAGCGCGGCCTCACCCTCTCCGGCGGGCAGCGGCAGCGCGTCGCGCTGGCCCGCGCACTGCTCGCCCGGCCGCGCGTCCTCGTGCTCGACGACGCCACCTCCGCCGTCGACGCCGTCACCGAGGCCGCCATCTTCGCCGCGCTGCCCGACCGCGGCGGCCGCACCACCATCGTGCTCGCGCACCGGGAATCCACCCTCGCGCACGCCGACCGGGTGATCCGGCTCCCCGCCCCGGAGCACGTGACACCCGAGCCGCTCGCGCCGGAGCTGCCCGCCGCCGCCGGAACCCGCCGCGCCGGAGCCGGTTTCGCGGGCGCCGCGGCGGGGCTCGGCGAGACCCCCCAGCTGCGCCGCGCGCTCGACCGGCTGCCGCCCGCCACCGAGCAACCCGGCTTCGACGGGCAGCGGCTGCGCGCCCCCGACCCCGGCTTCCGGCTGGCCAGGCTGCTGCGCCCGGTGCGCACGCTGGTCCTCACCGTCATGGGGCTGCTCGCGCTGGACGCGCTGCTCGGCATCGCCTTCCCGCCGCTGGTCCGCTACGCGCTGGACAGCGGCGTCGGCCGCGGCGACACCGGCGCGCTGGAGCTCGCCGCGCTGATCGGGATCGCGCTGGTTGCGGCGGGCTGGCTGGTCTCCGCGGTGACGACGGTGCTCACCGCGCGCACCGGCGAGCGGGTGCTCTTCGGGCTGCGCGTGCGCAGCTACGCGCACCTGCAGCGGCTCGGGCTCGACTACTACGAGCGCGAGCTCTCCGGCCGGATCATGACCAGGATGACCACCGACGTGGACGCGCTCTCCACCTTCCTGCAGACCGGGGTGGCGACCACGCTGGTCGGCGGCCTCACCCTGGTCGGCATCGCGGTGGCGCTGATCGTCATCGACCCGGTGCTCGCCGCGGTGGTGCTGGCGACGCTGCCGCCGCTGATCCTGGCCACGGTGTTCTTCCGGCGCTTCTCCGCCACCGCCTACGCCGTCTCCAGGGAGCGGGTCTCCACGGTCAACGCCGACTTCCAGGAGAACGTGAGCGGGCTGCGCGCGGTGCAGGCCAACCGGCACGAGCCGCGCGCGGCCAGGCGCTTCGCCGAGTACTCGCGCGGCTACCGGGACAGCAGGGTGCGCGCGCAGACCGCGATCGCGCTCTACTTCGCCTTCGTCGTCGCCTGGGCCGACCTGGCGCTGGCCGCGGTGATCTACGTCGGCGCGCGCGAGGTCGCGGCGGGCACGGTGACCGCGGGCACGCTGGTCGCCTTCGTGCTCTACCTGCAGCTGCTCTTCGGCCCGGTCACCCAGCTCTCCCAGGTCTTCGACGGGTACCAGCAGGCGCGGGTCGGGCTGCGCCGGATCGGCGAGCTGCTGCGCACGCCATCCTCGATCGCCGCCGACCCGGCCGACGCGGTGCCGATCGAGCACGGACTACGCGGCGCGGTCGCGCTGAGCGACGTGCGATTCCGCTACCCGGGCACCGACCGGTTCGCGCTGGACGGGGTCGAGCTGAACATCCCGGCCGGCTCCACCCTCGCGCTGGTCGGCCCGACCGGCGCGGGCAAGTCCACGGTGGTGAAGCTGCTGGCCCGCCTCTACGACCTGCCCCGCGAGCAGCCGGGCGCACCGGCCTCGGCCGTCGGCGGCGAGGCCGGGCCCCGGGAATCGGCGGGCGGTGCGGTACACGTCGACGAGGTCGACATCCGCGACTACCGGCTGGCCGAGTACCGCTCCCGGCTCGGCATCGTGCCGCAGGAGGCTCACCTCTTCGCCGGCGACGTTGCCGGCAACATTGCATTCGGGAAACCTTCCGCAAGTGACGCGGAGATCGCGGACGCCGCCGCGGCGGTCGGCGCCGCGGAGATGATCGCCGCGCTCCCGCACGGCATGCGCCAGCCGGTCGGCGAGCGCGGCCGCGGCCTCTCCGCGGGCCAGCGGCAGCTGATCGCGCTCGCCCGCGCCGAACTGGTCCACCCCGACCTGCTGCTACTGGACGAGGCCACCTCCACACTCGACCCGGCGGCCGAGGCATCGGTGCTGGCAGCGGCCACCTCGCTGGCCCGCGGCCGGACCACGGTGGTGGTCGCGCACCGGCTCGCGACCGCCGCCCGAGCCGACCTGATCGCCGTCGTGGAGAACGGACGTATCACTCAGCTCGGTCCGCACGATGCCCTTGTAGGGGCCGATGGGCCCTATGCCCGCCTCTGGGCTGCCGCTCAGGGGACCGGGGGAATATTCTCGTTGGAGGACGAGTCGTCGACAACGAGGGCCGGAGCTTGA
- a CDS encoding ATP-binding cassette domain-containing protein has translation MTGGIGVRAADGVRGSDAGDVGSAGHLGAEAALAVRGLAVRYGASTALEDISFAVPAGTVTAVAGPPGSGKSTLARVLLGLRAPTHGTVEAFGAAPRTPHTVNGVLVPRGLPAKRRVRDHLLAYAAAADVPDGRADEVAALAGLGDETRTRIEVLGIGEQTRLAIATALLPDPRVVVLDDPVDGLDPAERNWLAELLRAHAARGGAAVVTGRSLAALLPAADALLLLAGGAAVYQGTPAKLRRGYPDRLIVDAATPIALATHLAARGYTDAVIRPDGRLAVAEATEAVIREAAAAAQVRVAAVVPDPIHPDRVLAALTDRAATAPRTPGGISGVLSPFAGHAAVGAGRVEPPAPYGVSR, from the coding sequence ATGACCGGAGGCATCGGCGTCCGGGCCGCCGACGGAGTGCGCGGTTCGGACGCGGGGGACGTGGGTTCGGCAGGTCACCTCGGGGCGGAGGCGGCGCTGGCGGTGCGCGGGCTCGCCGTCCGGTACGGCGCGAGCACCGCGCTCGAGGACATCTCGTTCGCGGTGCCCGCGGGCACCGTGACGGCGGTGGCCGGGCCGCCGGGCTCCGGGAAGTCCACGCTCGCCCGGGTGCTGCTCGGGCTGCGCGCGCCGACGCACGGCACGGTCGAGGCGTTCGGCGCGGCGCCGCGCACCCCGCACACCGTGAACGGCGTGCTCGTCCCGCGCGGGCTGCCCGCCAAGCGCCGGGTCCGCGACCACCTGCTCGCCTACGCCGCCGCGGCCGACGTACCGGACGGCCGCGCCGACGAGGTCGCCGCGCTGGCCGGGCTCGGCGACGAGACCCGCACCAGGATCGAGGTGCTCGGCATCGGCGAGCAGACCAGGCTCGCCATCGCCACCGCGCTGCTCCCCGACCCCCGGGTGGTTGTCCTCGACGACCCGGTCGACGGCCTCGACCCGGCCGAGCGCAACTGGCTCGCCGAACTGCTGCGCGCCCACGCCGCACGCGGCGGCGCCGCGGTGGTCACCGGTCGCAGCCTGGCCGCGCTGCTCCCCGCCGCCGACGCGCTGCTGCTGCTGGCCGGTGGCGCCGCCGTCTACCAGGGCACCCCGGCCAAGCTGCGGCGCGGCTACCCGGACCGGCTGATCGTCGACGCCGCCACCCCGATCGCGCTCGCCACGCACCTCGCCGCGCGCGGCTACACCGACGCGGTGATCCGCCCGGACGGCCGGCTGGCGGTGGCCGAGGCCACCGAGGCGGTCATCCGTGAGGCCGCCGCGGCCGCGCAGGTGCGCGTCGCCGCCGTCGTCCCCGACCCCATCCACCCGGACCGGGTGCTGGCCGCGCTCACCGACCGGGCCGCCACCGCGCCGCGCACGCCCGGCGGCATCTCCGGCGTGCTCTCCCCGTTCGCCGGACACGCCGCGGTCGGCGCCGGGCGCGTGGAACCGCCCGCGCCGTACGGTGTTTCCCGATGA
- a CDS encoding ABC transporter permease has product MIDYLPTELLPALRSELRKLLGVPGIGSAAAVVAGAALISTVAAALTAGPLDPTGEPATGAASIGLYPAFGVAALAAAVLGVFATAGEYWNGGMPTTVLFTPNRDRLAAAKLALPAAAGLAAAVVTALIGLGVLVGLGRGKVEFGLGLGTVFGGGLFAAVCWAVIGAGLGLALRSVAAALAVLLGWLVLLEPLIWLVARAAEVEWLVALLPGSATISTVAVGAFPESGFLAPTPAAYVVLLLWAAGLGGFGWWTLREAEL; this is encoded by the coding sequence ATGATCGATTACCTGCCGACCGAGCTCCTGCCCGCGCTGCGCTCCGAGCTCCGCAAACTCCTCGGCGTCCCCGGCATCGGCTCGGCCGCCGCCGTCGTGGCTGGCGCCGCGCTGATCTCGACCGTCGCCGCCGCACTGACCGCGGGGCCGCTCGACCCCACCGGCGAGCCTGCCACCGGCGCCGCCTCGATCGGGCTCTACCCGGCCTTCGGGGTGGCCGCACTGGCCGCCGCCGTGCTCGGGGTGTTCGCCACCGCGGGCGAGTACTGGAACGGCGGCATGCCGACCACCGTGCTCTTCACCCCGAACCGGGATCGGCTGGCCGCCGCCAAGCTCGCGCTGCCCGCCGCGGCCGGGCTGGCCGCCGCCGTGGTCACCGCGCTGATCGGGCTCGGTGTGCTGGTCGGGCTCGGCCGCGGGAAGGTCGAGTTCGGGCTCGGCCTGGGCACGGTGTTCGGCGGCGGGCTCTTCGCCGCGGTGTGCTGGGCGGTGATCGGCGCCGGGCTCGGACTCGCGCTGCGCAGCGTGGCCGCCGCGCTCGCGGTGCTGCTCGGCTGGCTGGTGCTGCTGGAGCCGCTGATCTGGCTGGTGGCGCGCGCCGCCGAGGTGGAGTGGCTGGTCGCGCTGCTGCCCGGCTCGGCGACGATCTCCACCGTCGCGGTCGGCGCCTTCCCGGAGAGCGGCTTCCTGGCCCCGACGCCCGCGGCCTACGTCGTGCTGCTGCTCTGGGCCGCCGGGCTCGGCGGTTTCGGCTGGTGGACGCTGCGCGAAGCCGAGCTCTAG